Proteins co-encoded in one uncultured Draconibacterium sp. genomic window:
- a CDS encoding IS4 family transposase produces the protein MSDMLTFGKVTVNKFCTTNTEKIGAYRMFGNNSFSHFELTEGVVSNCKANQGSTHLLCIQDTTEFNFTSHLQRIGKKDKDIGPVTKNDNAGFFCHPMLVINEKDKLPIGLSSIDLWNRNWDKQDKFERSYWKQDITEKESYRWIESARKTKSVLDKAPMLTVIGDRESDIFSEFVLIPEERTHLLVRSRINRKLAGEDVKLYEKLSQQEQKAVYDLEIKGNKKRKARTAKMSLKYVKLKIKRPEKLHDKNLPEYVELWAIEAREQPKTVPRAESPIVWRLLTTHPITEVDHAMKCLEWYGNRWFIEELFRIMKSKGFELEASQLETGAALKKQVVMALQVALTIMVLKLSLNKKEALNAELIFNQQQIEFIELLLKNEIEGKTKKQQNPYPSRSLAWCAWAIARLSGWSGYKSHGPPGYISMKNGLDTFNTKYEGYLVAMKFLKDVYKG, from the coding sequence ATGTCAGATATGCTTACCTTCGGTAAAGTTACTGTCAATAAATTTTGTACAACGAATACCGAAAAGATAGGAGCATATCGTATGTTTGGGAATAATAGTTTCAGCCATTTTGAATTAACAGAAGGTGTAGTTTCTAATTGTAAAGCCAACCAAGGTTCTACTCATCTTCTTTGTATCCAGGATACAACAGAGTTTAACTTTACCAGCCACCTACAACGGATTGGGAAAAAGGACAAGGATATTGGTCCGGTAACAAAAAATGATAATGCAGGTTTCTTTTGCCATCCGATGTTGGTGATAAACGAAAAGGATAAACTGCCTATCGGCTTGTCAAGCATTGATTTGTGGAACCGCAACTGGGACAAACAAGATAAATTTGAACGAAGTTATTGGAAACAAGATATCACAGAAAAGGAATCATACCGCTGGATTGAAAGCGCCCGAAAAACAAAATCTGTTTTAGACAAAGCACCAATGTTAACTGTTATCGGAGACAGGGAGTCTGATATTTTTAGTGAGTTTGTCCTTATCCCAGAAGAACGCACACACTTGCTCGTGCGTTCAAGAATAAACCGAAAATTGGCAGGAGAGGATGTGAAACTTTATGAAAAGTTATCGCAACAGGAACAAAAAGCTGTTTACGATTTAGAAATTAAAGGAAATAAAAAACGAAAAGCCCGGACAGCAAAAATGTCCTTAAAATATGTAAAGCTTAAAATAAAAAGGCCAGAAAAACTACATGATAAGAATCTTCCTGAATATGTTGAATTATGGGCTATTGAAGCCCGTGAACAGCCAAAGACAGTGCCCAGAGCAGAATCTCCAATAGTTTGGAGGTTATTGACTACGCACCCAATAACAGAGGTTGACCATGCAATGAAATGTTTGGAGTGGTACGGTAACAGGTGGTTTATTGAAGAACTCTTCAGAATAATGAAAAGTAAAGGCTTTGAGCTTGAAGCCTCACAGCTTGAAACCGGTGCTGCATTAAAGAAACAGGTTGTTATGGCACTTCAGGTTGCATTAACAATAATGGTGCTTAAATTATCGCTCAACAAGAAAGAAGCATTAAACGCTGAACTGATATTTAACCAACAGCAAATAGAGTTTATAGAGTTATTACTAAAAAATGAAATAGAAGGAAAAACGAAAAAACAACAAAACCCATATCCCTCCAGAAGTTTAGCATGGTGTGCATGGGCAATAGCCCGGCTTAGTGGCTGGAGCGGATATAAGTCTCATGGCCCACCAGGCTACATATCAATGAAAAATGGACTTGATACCTTTAATACTAAATATGAGGGATACCTTGTCGCAATGAAGTTCTTAAAAGATGTGTATAAAGGGTAG
- a CDS encoding AAA family ATPase, protein MKFKKVQFDEKITSKIGLKEVNIDRLGQIVALVGKNGSGKSRLLKLINENFGSLMTNNDFINDDFSLEISKKNKLLSSKQSYKEELRRVKKEIIRIESQLKRYPNNANGKKKLIEFQKEIENYNLKIREINSEITKLNKVERNVNSIKEKYLKIIRHEEVKELQTAINTTAEDNVSFENLITSVSENLEYNELNSLYKTSFEFLKNLPQQLVKDKLYNFKNDKDFKKQLSSKRFSAFKEIFENIFGKELDWDSDVISLEQVHDSVNGNMVGYFTVNGMKFNYLQFSDGEKILFSYVLMFFLMSQNKNLRFKDSIIVIDEPELHLHPDAEIDLINGIRNIISKNGQLWIATHSLNIISHLNFDEIFVLKDGQIFHPSRSIQHDALKELLKIDDRIFKLSEFINSITEWTFTQFITECFINPEVIESSNKNDPQIESFINFLKTLKDEKKTFLLDFGAGKGRLVEHVLSGVNVVNKIEYCALEPDIDCHKSLISKGVKSIFSSHDDLPSETFDIIILCNVLHEIKLDNWMYILNKIINSLSNSGYLMIIEAKTLSKGENIEDIGYLLLDESELSKLFNITPPLINLANNGSQDKITSVVISSKDLKYVTIENLQNTLEFLGKNTLEKIINLRKENYENVNINSIGRKSAFYSQLHINSKIALMHINKMENQN, encoded by the coding sequence ATGAAATTTAAAAAAGTACAATTTGATGAAAAAATAACTTCCAAAATTGGTTTGAAAGAAGTAAATATTGACCGTTTAGGACAAATAGTTGCCTTAGTTGGTAAAAATGGTTCCGGCAAATCAAGATTATTAAAATTGATTAATGAGAATTTTGGTAGTTTAATGACCAACAATGATTTTATAAATGACGATTTCAGCCTCGAGATATCGAAGAAAAATAAATTACTTTCATCAAAACAATCATATAAGGAGGAATTGCGTAGAGTAAAAAAAGAAATAATAAGGATCGAAAGTCAATTAAAACGTTATCCCAATAATGCTAATGGAAAAAAGAAATTAATTGAATTTCAAAAAGAAATTGAAAATTACAATCTTAAAATTCGAGAAATTAATAGCGAAATAACAAAACTTAATAAAGTAGAGCGAAATGTAAATTCAATCAAGGAGAAGTATTTAAAAATAATAAGACATGAAGAAGTAAAAGAACTTCAAACAGCTATTAATACAACAGCTGAAGACAATGTTTCATTTGAGAACCTAATTACAAGCGTAAGCGAAAATCTAGAATATAATGAACTAAATAGTTTATATAAAACTTCTTTTGAGTTTTTAAAAAATCTTCCACAACAGCTTGTTAAAGATAAACTTTACAATTTTAAAAATGATAAAGACTTTAAAAAACAATTGTCATCTAAAAGGTTTTCTGCATTTAAAGAGATATTTGAAAATATTTTTGGAAAAGAATTAGATTGGGATTCAGATGTAATTAGCTTAGAGCAAGTTCACGATTCAGTCAATGGAAATATGGTTGGTTATTTCACTGTTAATGGTATGAAATTTAACTATTTGCAGTTTTCAGATGGTGAAAAGATTTTATTCTCATATGTTTTAATGTTTTTTCTAATGTCTCAAAATAAAAATCTTAGATTTAAGGACAGTATAATTGTGATTGATGAGCCAGAATTACATTTACATCCAGATGCCGAAATTGATTTGATTAATGGTATAAGAAACATTATATCTAAAAATGGACAATTATGGATTGCAACTCATTCATTAAATATTATATCACATTTAAATTTTGATGAAATATTTGTTTTGAAAGATGGACAAATTTTTCATCCATCGAGATCAATACAACATGACGCATTAAAAGAACTTTTAAAAATCGATGATAGAATTTTTAAATTGTCCGAATTCATAAATTCAATTACAGAATGGACATTTACACAATTTATTACTGAGTGTTTTATAAATCCAGAAGTAATTGAGTCTTCTAATAAAAATGACCCACAAATAGAATCATTTATAAACTTCTTGAAAACATTAAAAGATGAGAAAAAGACTTTTTTACTAGATTTTGGAGCAGGAAAAGGACGATTGGTTGAACACGTACTATCAGGTGTGAATGTAGTTAATAAAATCGAGTATTGCGCTTTAGAGCCAGATATAGATTGCCACAAATCATTAATATCGAAAGGTGTAAAGTCTATCTTTTCTTCTCACGATGATTTACCATCTGAGACTTTTGATATAATAATATTATGTAATGTTCTGCATGAGATAAAACTTGATAATTGGATGTATATTCTTAATAAGATTATTAACTCATTAAGCAACTCTGGATATCTAATGATTATAGAGGCTAAAACTTTATCAAAAGGAGAAAACATAGAGGATATTGGTTATTTATTATTAGATGAATCCGAGTTGTCAAAGTTATTTAATATTACACCTCCCTTAATAAATCTTGCAAATAACGGATCTCAAGATAAAATTACCAGTGTGGTCATCTCAAGTAAAGATTTAAAATATGTAACGATTGAGAATCTTCAAAATACTTTAGAATTTTTAGGTAAGAACACTCTTGAAAAGATAATTAATTTAAGAAAAGAGAATTATGAAAATGTGAATATAAATTCAATAGGACGAAAATCAGCTTTTTATTCTCAATTGCATATTAATTCGAAGATTGCACTTATGCATATAAATAAAATGGAGAATCAAAACTAA
- a CDS encoding aldo/keto reductase, translating into MKTRKLGKNGFDVSEVGLGTWQIGADWGKNFPSEKALDILTTAVENGTTFFDTADVYGAGQSEKFIGEFLKQTDKAIRVATKFGRGGDVFPDSYSKDAMRKSIEGSLSRLGVDALDLLQLHCIPTTELQKGDVFDWLRDFKSEGLIKTFGASVESVDEGLLCLEQEGIQSLQVIFNIFRQKLVTGLLPQAEAKGVGIIVRLPLASGLLTGKFSKNTTFEKNDHRNFNKDGEAFNVGETFAGLPFEKGVELADALKSFVPDDMNMVQLALRWILDHKAVSTIIPGASSPAQVTGNSAASDLAPLTDELHAKLSEFYLSRVHDSIRGVY; encoded by the coding sequence ATGAAAACACGAAAGTTAGGAAAGAATGGTTTTGATGTTAGTGAAGTTGGTTTGGGAACCTGGCAGATTGGAGCCGATTGGGGGAAGAATTTCCCGAGCGAAAAGGCATTGGATATTTTAACCACAGCGGTAGAAAACGGAACTACTTTTTTTGATACCGCTGATGTTTATGGCGCCGGACAAAGCGAAAAATTTATCGGTGAGTTTTTAAAGCAAACGGATAAAGCTATTAGAGTGGCTACCAAGTTTGGGCGTGGCGGTGATGTATTTCCCGATTCGTATTCAAAAGATGCCATGCGAAAATCGATTGAAGGATCTTTGTCGAGGCTGGGAGTGGATGCGCTGGATTTATTGCAACTCCACTGTATTCCGACCACAGAATTGCAAAAAGGCGATGTTTTCGATTGGCTGCGCGATTTTAAAAGCGAAGGACTGATTAAAACTTTTGGTGCGAGTGTTGAATCGGTAGACGAAGGATTGTTATGCCTGGAGCAGGAAGGAATACAATCCTTACAAGTAATATTTAATATTTTCAGGCAGAAACTGGTAACCGGATTATTACCGCAGGCCGAAGCAAAAGGAGTAGGTATTATTGTACGTTTGCCGCTGGCCAGTGGTTTGCTTACCGGGAAGTTTAGTAAAAATACGACCTTTGAGAAAAACGATCATAGAAACTTTAATAAAGATGGCGAAGCGTTTAACGTAGGAGAGACCTTTGCCGGCTTGCCATTTGAAAAGGGTGTTGAACTGGCCGATGCATTAAAAAGCTTCGTTCCCGATGATATGAATATGGTACAGTTGGCACTGCGATGGATTCTCGACCACAAAGCTGTTTCAACAATTATTCCCGGAGCAAGTTCTCCTGCACAGGTAACAGGAAATAGTGCTGCTTCTGACCTGGCTCCGTTGACGGATGAACTTCATGCTAAACTGTCGGAATTTTACCTGTCGCGTGTTCACGATTCAATTCGTGGTGTATACTAA
- the hutI gene encoding imidazolonepropionase, which produces MKLLLENIKELVQVEDQPVMFRAGKEMATVNTIKNAFLIIRDEVIEEFGPMEELKDKYFDDDLLIEIDCSNRLVYPSFCDSHTHLVYAAPREKEFVDRIKGLSYEEIARRGGGILNSAKLLHETSEEELYESAMERVWEIVKLGTGAVEIKSGYGLNTEDELKMLRVIQRIKQSAPICVRANFLGAHAIPLEYKNNPTEYVDIIINEMIPQVAAEELADFIDVFCDQGFFSVEDTERILMAGMKYGLRPKIHANELGLTGGIQAGVKYNALSVDHLEYVGDEEIAALKDSETMPTVLPGAAFFLNMKLSPVREMIEAGLPVALASDFNPGSSPSGNMSLISAMGCINFKMLPEEVINATTLNTAYAMGISESYGSIARGKIANLFITSEIPGIEYLPYAYGSNLVETVIINGEIQNF; this is translated from the coding sequence ATGAAACTATTACTTGAAAATATAAAGGAGCTGGTACAGGTGGAAGATCAGCCTGTAATGTTCAGAGCCGGAAAAGAAATGGCAACGGTGAATACCATAAAAAATGCTTTTCTGATTATCCGCGATGAGGTGATTGAGGAGTTTGGCCCAATGGAGGAGCTGAAAGATAAATATTTTGATGATGATTTGTTGATTGAGATCGATTGTTCGAATCGGCTTGTTTATCCAAGTTTTTGCGATTCGCATACACACCTGGTTTATGCGGCACCTCGCGAAAAAGAATTTGTAGATCGGATAAAAGGCCTGTCGTACGAAGAGATTGCCCGCAGGGGAGGTGGTATTTTGAATTCGGCGAAACTACTACATGAAACCTCGGAAGAAGAACTTTACGAAAGCGCCATGGAGCGTGTTTGGGAGATCGTTAAATTGGGAACCGGTGCGGTTGAAATAAAAAGTGGTTACGGGTTGAATACTGAAGATGAATTAAAAATGCTGCGTGTTATTCAGCGTATAAAGCAGTCGGCTCCCATTTGTGTACGTGCCAATTTTTTGGGGGCACATGCCATCCCGCTGGAGTATAAAAATAATCCGACTGAATATGTCGATATCATTATCAATGAAATGATTCCGCAGGTGGCAGCAGAAGAACTGGCCGACTTCATTGATGTGTTTTGCGATCAGGGATTTTTCTCGGTAGAAGATACTGAACGCATTCTTATGGCCGGAATGAAATACGGGCTACGACCAAAAATTCATGCCAACGAACTGGGGTTAACCGGTGGTATTCAGGCCGGGGTGAAATACAATGCCCTTTCGGTTGATCATTTGGAATATGTGGGTGACGAAGAAATTGCTGCGTTAAAAGACTCGGAAACAATGCCCACCGTTTTGCCGGGAGCTGCATTCTTTTTAAATATGAAATTATCTCCGGTGCGCGAAATGATAGAAGCCGGTTTGCCGGTGGCACTCGCATCCGATTTTAACCCGGGATCGTCGCCAAGTGGCAATATGAGTTTGATATCGGCAATGGGCTGCATAAACTTTAAAATGTTGCCTGAAGAAGTGATAAATGCCACCACGCTAAACACGGCCTACGCCATGGGGATTAGTGAAAGTTACGGCAGCATTGCCCGGGGAAAGATTGCGAATTTGTTTATTACCAGTGAAATCCCGGGAATTGAATATTTGCCATATGCATACGGTTCAAACTTGGTAGAAACGGTGATTATTAACGGCGAAATTCAAAACTTCTAG
- the ftcD gene encoding glutamate formimidoyltransferase, translating to MKKIIECVPNFSEGRDMSIIKEITNAIESVADISLLDVDPGKATNRTVVTFVGTPDDVIEAAFRGIKRAAELIDMSQHHGEHPRFGATDVCPLVPVANVTMEEAIEYARKLGQRVGEELGIPVFSYEFAAFKEERRSLANCRSGEYEALKERITTEKWKPDFGPNEWSERVAGSGATAIGARNFLVAYNINLNTTSIRRANAIAFDIREAGRVKREGNPIIGKIVTDENGEPVRIPGSLKKTRAIGWYIEEYGIAQISINLTDITVTPVHVAFDETCKKATERGIRVTGSELVGLIPLQAMLDAGKYFLRKQERSTGISDEEIIKIAIKSLGLEELAPFDPKKKIIEYVIEDKSAKKLVDMTLTQFKDETASESPAPGGGSISAYVGALGGALAAMVANLSAHKRGWDERWEEFSDWAEKGKYYHTALLNCVDEDTDAFNKIMAAFGLPKSSDQEKAERKQAIHDATKNAIEVPLKVMQLAHDSLEVIQAMAEVGNLNSVSDAGVGALCARTAVEGAYLNVKINAAGFADAEFLSEALSKAEHLLKAAKEKESEILKVVNKKIEG from the coding sequence ATGAAAAAAATAATTGAATGCGTCCCGAATTTCTCTGAAGGGCGCGATATGAGTATAATCAAGGAAATTACCAATGCCATAGAAAGTGTGGCCGATATTAGCTTGCTTGATGTTGATCCTGGAAAAGCGACCAACCGCACAGTGGTAACATTTGTAGGTACGCCTGATGATGTGATTGAGGCTGCTTTTCGCGGAATAAAACGTGCTGCCGAGTTAATCGATATGAGTCAGCACCATGGTGAGCACCCGCGTTTTGGCGCTACCGATGTTTGTCCGTTGGTACCTGTAGCAAATGTTACCATGGAAGAAGCCATTGAGTATGCCCGCAAACTGGGACAACGAGTAGGTGAAGAATTGGGAATCCCGGTGTTTAGTTACGAGTTTGCTGCATTTAAAGAAGAGCGCCGCAGTTTGGCAAATTGTCGCTCGGGTGAATACGAGGCATTAAAGGAGCGCATTACTACAGAAAAGTGGAAGCCTGATTTTGGCCCCAATGAATGGAGCGAGAGAGTGGCAGGAAGTGGGGCAACAGCTATTGGAGCACGTAACTTTTTAGTGGCTTACAATATTAATCTGAATACAACCTCAATACGCCGGGCGAATGCCATTGCGTTCGATATTCGTGAGGCAGGACGTGTAAAACGCGAGGGAAATCCAATTATAGGTAAAATTGTAACCGATGAAAACGGTGAGCCGGTTCGTATTCCGGGTAGCTTGAAAAAGACCCGTGCCATTGGTTGGTATATCGAAGAATATGGTATCGCTCAAATTTCCATCAACCTGACAGATATTACGGTAACGCCCGTGCATGTGGCTTTTGATGAAACCTGCAAAAAAGCCACCGAACGCGGAATTCGTGTGACTGGTTCAGAGTTGGTTGGATTAATTCCGCTACAAGCGATGTTGGATGCCGGGAAATATTTCCTGCGTAAACAAGAACGCTCAACCGGAATATCGGATGAAGAGATTATAAAGATTGCCATCAAGTCATTAGGACTTGAAGAATTGGCTCCCTTTGATCCAAAAAAGAAAATCATTGAATATGTGATTGAAGATAAATCGGCGAAAAAGCTGGTTGATATGACTTTGACGCAGTTTAAAGATGAAACTGCATCTGAATCTCCGGCTCCGGGCGGTGGTTCTATTTCTGCTTATGTTGGTGCGTTGGGCGGTGCTTTGGCTGCCATGGTTGCTAATTTATCGGCACATAAACGGGGCTGGGACGAGCGTTGGGAAGAATTTTCTGACTGGGCAGAAAAAGGAAAATATTACCATACCGCTTTATTGAATTGTGTGGATGAAGATACCGATGCTTTCAACAAGATTATGGCAGCTTTTGGATTGCCAAAATCAAGTGATCAGGAAAAAGCGGAAAGAAAACAGGCCATTCACGATGCTACTAAAAATGCCATTGAAGTGCCGTTAAAAGTAATGCAACTGGCGCACGATTCACTGGAAGTAATACAGGCCATGGCAGAAGTTGGAAATCTGAATTCGGTTTCCGATGCCGGGGTCGGAGCGTTGTGCGCACGCACAGCTGTTGAAGGTGCTTACCTGAATGTAAAAATCAATGCAGCAGGTTTTGCTGATGCCGAGTTTTTGAGTGAGGCTTTATCAAAGGCAGAACACTTATTGAAAGCTGCAAAAGAAAAAGAATCCGAAATTCTGAAGGTGGTCAATAAAAAGATTGAAGGATAA